A region of Petroclostridium xylanilyticum DNA encodes the following proteins:
- a CDS encoding IS110 family transposase, with translation MNFRPIAGIDVGKFFSEMAILSPSNEVIARMKIRHDSSTDVERAVELLKKTEKDFASRPFVVMESTGHYHKILFHSLCKAGFEVSVTNPIQTDSIKNIGIRKVKNDKVDARKIALLYRFQELKTTNILDEDIECLRSLCRQYYKLSDELTAYKNRFTGIVDQLMLNFKDVFPNIFSKAALAVLEEYPTPAHILKANKNKLISLIQQKSRKSLKWATAKYELLVSKAREFAPLSIHNSSNVAMLGVYISMIKTLEENLEKVLKAIRLLIAQDMTKDMPVLSLSLELLQSLPGVGLLSAATILAEIGDFSAFSKPGKLVAYFGIDPSVMQSGEFTGTRNKMSKRGSRLLRRVLFTIALANIRTKRDKTACNPVLLEFYQQKCRSKPKKVALGAVMRKLVCIIFAVLRDRKPYQLRSPQEHAQMLAAKHTAA, from the coding sequence ATGAATTTCAGACCCATTGCAGGCATTGATGTGGGTAAATTCTTCAGTGAGATGGCAATTCTTTCTCCATCCAATGAAGTGATTGCCCGCATGAAGATTCGCCATGATTCCAGTACCGACGTGGAAAGAGCCGTTGAATTGCTTAAAAAAACGGAAAAGGACTTCGCTTCAAGGCCTTTCGTCGTCATGGAATCCACCGGGCACTATCACAAAATCCTTTTCCATTCACTTTGTAAAGCTGGATTTGAGGTTTCAGTAACAAACCCCATCCAGACTGATTCTATCAAAAATATTGGAATTAGAAAAGTGAAAAATGATAAAGTGGATGCCCGGAAAATTGCATTGCTCTACAGATTTCAGGAGCTTAAAACTACTAATATCCTCGATGAGGATATTGAATGCTTAAGGAGCCTTTGCCGCCAGTACTACAAGCTCTCTGACGAGCTTACTGCCTACAAAAACAGGTTTACGGGTATTGTTGACCAACTCATGCTAAACTTTAAGGATGTATTCCCCAACATCTTTTCAAAGGCTGCTCTTGCAGTCTTGGAGGAGTATCCTACGCCTGCCCATATTCTTAAGGCTAACAAAAACAAATTGATTTCGCTTATTCAGCAGAAGTCCCGTAAAAGCCTTAAATGGGCAACTGCAAAGTATGAGCTTCTAGTCTCCAAAGCCAGAGAATTTGCTCCTTTGAGCATTCATAATTCTTCTAATGTTGCAATGCTGGGTGTGTATATCTCCATGATCAAAACCCTGGAGGAAAACCTGGAGAAAGTCCTTAAAGCTATCCGTCTGCTGATTGCTCAGGATATGACTAAGGATATGCCTGTGTTGTCATTGTCACTTGAGCTTTTGCAGAGCCTGCCCGGCGTAGGTCTTCTCTCGGCTGCCACCATTCTTGCGGAGATTGGCGACTTTTCAGCTTTCTCAAAGCCGGGCAAGCTGGTTGCCTATTTCGGCATTGACCCCTCTGTCATGCAGTCCGGAGAGTTTACCGGTACGCGCAATAAAATGTCCAAGAGGGGCTCAAGGCTGCTTCGTAGGGTGCTTTTTACAATTGCTCTTGCCAATATCCGTACCAAGAGGGATAAGACAGCTTGCAACCCTGTGTTGCTGGAGTTTTATCAACAGAAGTGCCGGAGCAAACCTAAAAAGGTAGCTTTGGGAGCAGTCATGCGTAAGCTTGTTTGTATCATCTTTGCTGTTCTAAGGGATAGGAAACCTTACCAGTTACGCAGTCCCCAGGAACACGCTCAAATGCTTGCAGCAAAGCATACAGCAGCTTGA